AGTATAACTACTAAATAAAATATAAAACAAAAAATAATTCCTCATATTGAACTTAATAATTAACACTTAACTTTACTTCTGAAAATCTATTTAATATTTGACCAAAACGCGCACCTGCTTGTGAAACCACATCTAATACTTTTGTGTCAATTAAATCCTCTTCCTCTGGTACTCCATATCCCAACTGATCTGTAGTTTTTCTTAACCTATTAGAAAGAAATAAGGCTAATGAGTAATAAAAATTAGCTTTGAAATCTGGGTTTGATGAAAGACGTGCTTCTATTACATTTCGAGATATTTTATAAACTACAGCTGATTTTTTTGAAATAACAGAAACTGATGGAGGTCTAGATTCTAAAAAAGACATTTCACCCACAATTTCACCTGCTCCTAAGGTGGCTATTTCCTCATTCTCAGTCTCATCTGAAAAAATTGACAGCTGACCTGATAATAAAATGTATAAATTATCCACATAGTTTCCTTTTTGGATTAATTTATCTCCTGTTTTCAGTTCTATTTTTTGGCCGTTTTGGATCATCCATTCCACATCTCTGTCGTTTAATTGGCCTAAGAAAAAAAGTACTCGTTTCATAGTATGTATTTTTAAGGTTATGGTTATTTAGTTGTTCTTTTTTAAAATAATTTTTATTTTAACTACAAGTTTTGATAGCACTTTATCAACAGTTTCGTTTTCAAGACAATGAGTTTATTAATTCTTTGGGAGATATATTATATTGATTGCTAAACAACTTTGAAAAATAATGAGAATCATTATAACCAACAGAATATGAAACTTGAGAGATCGAATCTTGAATATAGTTCTCAATCAATTGCTTAGCTTTATGCAACCTTAAAACACGTATATATTTATTAGGAGTTAAAAAAACTAAATTCGAAATTTTTCTATGAAGTTGCCTTTCACTAACAGCCATTTTACATGATAATTCATATAAGTCAAGGTCACTTTTAGAAATAGAATTATAAATTTCTTTTTCTAAATTGATTAACCAATTTTGATCATTTTTTGTCACTTTTTCTGGAGTAATCTTATTAGAACATAGATGCTGAACATTCTTATTTGACTCATAAATATCAAAAATATCAGGACGCCTTTGAATGGTTAAGCTTACTGATTTAGATTTAATTTCATTTAATATTTCCTCAATAAGGTCATTAATTTGCTTACTACTAGAAAAAATTATTTCATTTGTTATCTTATTCTCAACTGAACTAGGGGTGCTAGCAGTCATAATAGTATCTAATGGGTTCTTTATATGTAAGAATAAATGATTTAAAATATCTGGCGAAGACCAATCTATTGTAGTTTTTTTTACTGTTGCATTCATGACTTATAGCGGTAATTAATTCTATTGATTACTAAATTTCAAAATTCAGATACTAACATTTTCGTAAGCAAACTCAAAGTCTATTGACTTTCATTATTTTCAATTACATAAAACTATTAGTAAAATGAGATACCTATATTGCTATGTAAACATTCTATTTTGTTGGTATTGTGCCCTTCAAAATGTTAGCTGAAAATGATTCTTAAGAAATTCTATATGCCAAAACTACAACTGAAGTTTAGTGAAGTTTTACACTTAAAGTGTAAATAAAGTTAAATATCAAAAAATCCTGAAAACAAATATTTTACACAGAATTAATTGCATTAATTGCTGTAAAATCTAACATTAAACATATTAGAAATTATAACTAAAGACTTTT
This portion of the Flavobacterium sp. CECT 9288 genome encodes:
- a CDS encoding cyclic nucleotide-binding domain-containing protein translates to MKRVLFFLGQLNDRDVEWMIQNGQKIELKTGDKLIQKGNYVDNLYILLSGQLSIFSDETENEEIATLGAGEIVGEMSFLESRPPSVSVISKKSAVVYKISRNVIEARLSSNPDFKANFYYSLALFLSNRLRKTTDQLGYGVPEEEDLIDTKVLDVVSQAGARFGQILNRFSEVKLSVNY
- a CDS encoding helix-turn-helix transcriptional regulator, whose protein sequence is MNATVKKTTIDWSSPDILNHLFLHIKNPLDTIMTASTPSSVENKITNEIIFSSSKQINDLIEEILNEIKSKSVSLTIQRRPDIFDIYESNKNVQHLCSNKITPEKVTKNDQNWLINLEKEIYNSISKSDLDLYELSCKMAVSERQLHRKISNLVFLTPNKYIRVLRLHKAKQLIENYIQDSISQVSYSVGYNDSHYFSKLFSNQYNISPKELINSLS